A region of the Rickettsiales bacterium Ac37b genome:
TAAATTATTAACAGGTTGTGCGATAAGCACAGTGTTGCTTACATTAGGTAGCGGAGTATCTGCTCAAGAAATAACACGTGAAGGTAACATATTAACAAAACTAGGAGTGCAAGGCATATTTCCAACAACTCATTCTAAATATACAGTAGAAAATCATCCTGTATTTAAAAATAAATTCAAAAATTCTGCAGGTGTAGAACTATCTGCCGGCTATTTCTTTACGGATAACTTTGCTGCAGATTTAAGCGTAGGATATACAGAATATAAATTAAAAAATAATAGCTTTAAAGATGCTCTAATTATGGAAGCATTAGGAGAAGTACCAGCTAACTTTAACAGCTCTATTAAAACTAAAGCATTCCCTGTAACATTAATGTTACAATATCACACACCAACTTATGGCGCTTTTCAACCATATGTAGGAGCGGGTTATAGCTATAATTTCTTTAAAAATAAACATACTTACACTTATGAAGATATCTTTATGAAGGCCACTTTTAGAGTGAAACCTAAAAATGTAGGTACTCCAGTTATACAAGTGGGTAGCAATTTTGATTTAGGACAAAATCTAGGTGTAAATTTTGATGTAAAATATTCTTGGTTGAGACCTAAATATAAACTTTCTTCTGAAACTACTACTCTTTTAAGATCAATCTCTGAGTATAAAACTTATAAAGCTAAAATGAACCCTGTGGTAGTTACACTTGGTTTAACCTATAAGTTCTAGCATTTATTAGTGTTAAGAGAGAGACACTCTCTCTTAACCTTGCCTTACTTTTCCTAAAAGCTCACCCATTTTATCTTGACGGAGTATTATAATTTATCTATAAAATATTAAGTTTTTTAATCTATTGTAATTATTTGAGATATATATGAAAAAACTATTAACTATAACTGCTATAACTCTGTTATTAGCATTCTCTAATACTTTATTTGCGCAAGAATTAGATCGCACAGGAAGTATTTTAACAAAACTTGGTGTGCAAGGATATTTTCCAACAGCTCACGAAAATATAAAAGATTCTCATGGTGATTTGATAATAGATCGTGATGATAGAATTTTTAAAAATAAATTTAAAAATGCTATAGGAGCTGAATTTTCTGCTAGTTATTTTTTAACTAACAATTTTGCTGCTGAGCTAGGAATAAGCTATACTGAATATAAGGCAGCCTCTCATAGTTTTCCTGATGCATTTACATATTTATACTCAAGGGACGGTACACCTAAAATCTCTACCACACTTAAAATTAAATCTATTCCTGTAAACTTTATACTACAATATCATACACCTACTTTAGGTATCTTCCAACCATATGTAGGGGCTGGTTACAGCTATGCTTTTTTAAAAGGAAATCATTATTATAAAACACCTATAATATCAGAGATACAATTTTTAGATAAAATAAGGATCAAATCTAAGGATGCCCATGGCCCTGTAGCTCAAATTGGTAGTAATTTTGACTTAGGTAATAATTTTGGTCTAAATGTTGATGTAAAATATTTTTGGCTAAAACCTAGATATACAATATCCGCAGACCGTAGCATTTATGTTTTTGGGAAAGAATCTAATTATCACTCATTATCGCGTAGCTACAAAACTAAATTGAACCCTGTAACGGTTACACTTGGCTTAAATTATAGATTTTAATATTGCTTATATAGTAGGAAGTCATAAAACTTCCTACTTTCCACAACCTTACCATAGTTATACTAATCTGTTTGATCACTATCTAATGCCCCTATCACTCTAAGATAGTCCATATTATCCGGTTGTTCACACTCCGATTTTATTAGTTTAGCTCGCTCGATTAATATTTCTTTGGTAGGATACATCATAAGTGGTTGTGATAGAATCTTTTGTACATCATGTAAATATGCTGCTTCGCATAAAACCTTCCGTATAGATGCTGCCTCTTTAGTTATAATCATTTTATATCTCCCTATATTAATTTATTAATATAACTACTTCAAATTTATTAGTAATAATATATATTCTTAACACTAATATAAATTGATTGAGATATATACCCATAATTTATTACTTTATTGACTTTCTTATTAACACACTGTATATCTTTTGCAATACAATACAAATTCACTACAAAAAATTATATGAAATACCTTCTAAAAATATGCCTTAATTTTATTGCCCTATTATTAAATTTTTTTATTTTACTGAGGCTCAGGCACTAGAACTTAAAGGAAAAACAGCTATAAAATTTGGCATACAAAATACTTTTCCTACTAAAACAACTATTACTAAAGATAACACAGGCAAAATTTTTATCTCTGAACAAGGAAATATTTTTAATACACGATTTAAACATAATGTAGGAACAGAAATTTCTGCTATTTATTGGTTGAGTAATAACATTTCTACTGAAATAAGCACAAGTTATATCACATACAAAGCATATGAGAATAATTTCAAAGATGCTATAGTTAATGAAATGTTTGGTAGTCTATTTCCAGAATTTCAAACACCAATTAAAATTAAATCTTTTCCTATAATTCTTACATTACAGTATCATACACCTAATTTAGGCATAGTTAATCCATATATTGGGCTAGGTTATGGGTATATGTTTTTAAAAGGTAATAAATATTATAATTACATAGACCATAATATATGGTACTCAGAAACAGCAATGCTTACTATTAAAACTAAAAACGCCCATAGCCCTGTATTCCAAATTGGCAGTAATATTTATTTATATTCTAATATAGCTTTTAATATTGATATAAAGTACTTTTTACTGAAGCCTAAATATGATATGGCATTTTCTAATGATATATATAACCATAATAAAAAAATCATTTCATATTTAGGATCTAAACGTGATAAATTAAAAATAAATCCTATCAATATTACTGTAGGACTTACCTATACATTTTAATACCAATTCTTCTTTTTAAAATATCTATATGGTATCCAAGCAGAGATTAGCATTAATATTAACGCCATTGGATAACCAGCTGCCCATTTTAACTCAGGCATTACTTCAAAATTCATCCCATATATACTTGCTATTAAGGTTGGAGGCGTAAATATTACTGTGACCACCGAAAATATTTTTATAATATTATTTTGTTCTATATTAATTAACCCTAAAGTAGCATCTAATAAAAAATTAACCTTACCTGCCAAGAAAGTGGCATGATCTCTAAGGGCATCTATATCCTTCAAAAACATTTTTATATGAGATGCAAATATCCTATGTTTTTCTACTAATTCAGTTTGTAATAAAAAAGTTATCGCTCTATGGATGGTTAAAAGAGTCTCGCGTGCCTTAGAAACCGAATTACCAATATTACTAATATCTTTCAATAACACTTTATAACTGATTTTTTTATCTGCAAGAGCAGGCGCAACAACATTGTTATTTTTCTCTTCTAAATGATGATCTATTGTTTCAAGAAAGCTAGAAATATAATTGAGAATATTTTCCAACATCATTGCTAATAATGAGAAACACTCATTTTCACCTGCTATATGCTTCATTTCTATATTAGATAAAATATCATTAAATAACCCTGATTCTAATTCTCGTATTGTAATTAAAATATTTTTTATAACGACAAACGTAATATTATAAGCTCTTAAGTCATCTATATTATCTTCATTACTGACATGCAAAGTAATGGTAATAAATATAGCATCATATTTTTCATATAACCTATTGGAGATAGAACTACTCTGAACTTCTTTATATACAGGTAAGTCTAAGTTAAAATATCTCTCTAACTTTATCTCTTCTTCAGATGATATATTGGGTAAATCAATCCAAACAGTATTTTCAGGTATATTTTGATCGAGCGACATCACTTCCTTCGTAATAGTATGATGTGATTTTGTATATATAATCATTAGTATTACCCTTCAGTTTTTTATGGGACCACTTTTAATGCTATACAATATTTCTTTACTTTTTCTTAAGGAAAAAACTATAGTTTATTAAAGTAATGCTTGTAGTTTCATTTCATTGAAAAGCTGCGCATCATACTGCACAGCTATACTATCCAATTTATTGAATTTTATTCGATTACCTATATAATATACTTTCTTAAAACCCATTCTAAAAGCAGCTTGAACCGCATATGCATTATCCGATACGTTACAAATAAAAACATAATTATATTGTGCTGATTTTTCTGCAAGCATTTTGATATATCCTAGCCCAAGATAATTAACACTATTATCCTTATTCATTAAGATAATTTGAGATGTATTACCGTATAAGCTATATATTCTTGCTATATCATTTACATTTAAGATTTCAACAAACATTATTATATAACACTTCTATGCCAGGTAGCTTATCTCCTTGCAGCCATTCCAAAAATGCTCCTCCTCCCGTTGAAATATATGAAAATCCTTCCGCTAACTTTTCATTCTTGAGAGCAGCGAGTATATCTCCACCTCCTGCAAGACTTAATAAATTACTATCAGTAGTAGCTTGTACCACCTCTTTTGCTACCATTACAGTTGCTTGCTCAAAAGGAGGATATTCAAATGCTCCTAAAGGGCCATTCCAAACTAGAGATTTAGCATATTTTATTTGTGTTTTAATCATTTCAACAGTTTTAGGACCAAGATCTGCTATAACACTATTATTATCCACATATTCTACATCCACCATTCTACTTGTATGACCTAAATCTATGCTATCTGCAATCACAACATCTATAGGCAATATTAAATTACATCCAAGCTTATTAGCCTTGAACACTATATTTCGTGCTTCCTCTAATAAATTTTCTTCGTATAATGATTTTCCTATATTTAAACCTTCAGCTTTCAGAAAGCTATTAGCCATCGCTCCCCCAATAACTAATATATTTACTTTTTCTAAAAGCTGGTAGAGTAATTCTAATTTAGTAGAAATTTTAGCTCCTCCAACTACTGCCATTATAGGTGTATGTGCATTCTTCCAAAAAGACTGTAAATTTTTTATTTCTTCGTGTAATAATAATCCTGCTGCACTAGGCAGTTTTTGAGCTAAACCAACTATCGAAGCATGTTCTCTATGCGAACAAGAAAAACTATCATTTATATATATTTGTCCTAATCTTGCTAATTTTTCTACAAAATTAGCCTCATTACTTGTTTCACCCGGATAAAATCTTAAATTTTCCATTAAAATTATATCACCATTCTGACAACTATTAATAAACTGCTCAGCCTCTTTTTCTATATAATTTTCTACAAAATGGACCTTTTTACCTTGCAACATTTCACTTAACGGATGAACCAGAAATTTTAATGACATTTCAGATACAAACTTTCCCTTAGGCCTACCAAAATGGGAAATGAGAACAATTTTTGCATTACGTAATAATAAATATTCTAGTGTTGGTAAAATCTTTTTTAATCTAATATCGTCAACAATCTTACCGTTAAGTACAGGCACATTTAAATCTACACGTACAATCACAGTTTTATTAGATACATCCAAATCTTGTAGAAGACGTAAATTATCCATTGTATAAACCTTAAATAAATTTAGAAATTAACATTGCAGCATCCAACATACGCATTGAAAATCCCCATTCATTGTCATACCAACTCACAATGCGTACTAATTTATCTCCAACTACCTTAGTCTCATAGGGATCGAATATAGAACTATGTGGATTATGGTTAAAATCAATTGACACTAATTTGGTAGGCGCTATATCTACTATATTTTTTAACTCTTGTTTGGCACTTGTTAAAATTAAGGTATTAATTTCACCAACACTAGTATTTCGCTTAGCAATAAAACTTAGATCTATCATTGATACATTAGGCGTTGGTACTCTAATACTAGATCCATCTAACTTACCAGCTAGTTCTGGTAAAACTAATCCTATAGAACGAGCTGCCCCTGTAGAAGTTGGTATCATTGATAGAGCTGCGGCCCTAGCCCTTCTGACGTCTTTATGACTATTATCAAGCAAATTTTGATCATTTGTATAAGCATGTATTGTAGTCATAAACCCACTTTCAATACCAATATTATCATTTAACAGTTTTGCTAAAGGTGCTAAAGCATTAGTTGTGCAAGACCCTACAGAAATCACATGTTGATCTTTTGTCAATTTTTCATGATTGGCACCAAATACTATAGTATTGTCTGCGTCTTCACATGGAGCTGAAACTATCACTTTCTTAGCTCCTGCTATAATATGCTTTTCAGCTTCAATTTTTTTATTAAATTTTCCTGAGCATTCTAAAACTATATCAACACCTACCTTCTTCCATGGTAGATTTTCTGGTATCTTTTCTCTAATAATTTCAATCTTATGTTGATCAATAATTAAACTATTTTCTTCTATATGGATATTTTGCTTTAATATACCATGTACAGAATCATATTTAATTAAGTGGGCATGATCTTCTATAGTTGCAGGACCATTGGCTGCTATTATTTCTAATCCTGGTTTATTTGATTCCAGTAATGCTCTTAAAACTGAGCGACCTATACGTCCAAGTCCATTAATTGCTATTTTAACTGTCATATACTCACCTTTCTTATTACACTTACATCTTATCTAACTTTTCTAGTACATTGCTTACTATATTATTTGCTGTAATACCAAAATACTTATATAAATCTTCTGCCTTGCCTGAAGCACCAAATCCTTTCATTCCAATAAATACACCATCTTTACCAATATAATCAGACCATCCATACTTAGATGCTGCTTCTATTGCAATTTTAAGACTGTCATTATTCAATATATTGTCTATATATTCTGCAGGTTGATTTGTAAATAGTTCAAAACAAGGAATTGATACTACTCTACTTCCTATATTATAAGAATGAAGTTTTTTCTGTGCATCAAGAGCTATAGCTACTTCTGAACCTGTAGCAAAGATAGTAACCTGAAAACTTCCTTGATATTCTGATAAAATATATCCACCTAAGGCAGATAAATTTTCTTTGTTATATTCCCGGCGTACAACAGGTACATTTTGACGTGTTAATACAATTACTGCAGGAGCAGTTTTATTTTTTAGAATCAATTGCCAGCATTCAGCCACTTCTACAATATCAGCAGGCCTATATACAGCTAAACCCGGTATAGCTCTAAGCGATGCTAAATGCTCGATTGGTTGATGTGTTGGACCATCTTCTCCTAAACCAATTGAATCATGAGTCATAACATATATAACTTGTTGTTGCATTAATGCAGATAATCTAATAGCCGGCCGACAATAATCAGCAAACACCAAAAAAGTACCACCATAGGGTATAAAACATTTATATAATGCAATGCCATTCATTATAGCAGCCATCGCATGTTCTCTAATGCCATAGTGTATATAATTACCTAAGAAATTATCTTTATTAATTATTTGCATAGTCTTAGTTTTTGTGTCGTTAGAACCTGTAAGATCAGCCGAACCTCCTATTAATTGTGGAATACACGAAGTTAATAGTGATAACACTTTACCCGAAGATTTACGTGTTGCCTCTTCAGAATCTGTAGGTAATACTTTTTTCTTTAAATCATCTATAATTTGATCTACAGCATTTAGTGCTTCCTGTTGTATAAATTTTTCAAATTTTTCTTTTTGGCTAGGACTCTCGAAATTAGTATGCCATGCTTCATAAGCATCCTTGCCCTTTTCTGCAATCTTATGCCATGCACTCAATATTTCTTCAGGAACCATAAAAGGTGGATATGTCCAGTTAAGATTCTTCCTTACGCCTTCTGCTTCATTACTTCCCAAAGGACTTCCATGTACACTTGCTGTAGCTGCTTTAGTTGGAGCTCCATAACCAATAATAGTTTTACATGCAATTAACGAAGGCTTAGTACTATTTTTAGCTTCTTTTATTGCACCTCTAATTTGTACTATATTATGCCCATCTATAGACTGTACATGCCAACCCGCTGCTTCAAATCTTGCTAGCTGATTTTCAGAGGTAGCTAAAGATACAGGACCATCAATAGATATATTATTATCATCAAATAATACTATTAATTTACTTAATTCTAAATGACCAGCAAGAGCTGTTGCTTCATAGCTAATACCTTCCATGAGACAGCCATCCCCTGCTATAACATAAATATGATGATCTATAATATTACCAAATCTAGCAGCAAGTATCCTTTCGGCAATTGCCATACCTACAGCATTTGCAAGCCCCTGGCCTAAAGGACCTGTAGTGGTTTCTATAGCAGCAAAATGTCCATATTCTGGATGACCTGCAGTTTTCGCATGTAGTTGCCTAAAATTTTTAATGTCTTCAATATTAATATCTTGATATCCTAATAAATAATACAACGCATATAATAACATTGACCCATGGCCAGCTGATACTACCAGTCTATCTCTATCATGCCACTTTGGATGCAATGGGTCAAACTTAAGAAATTCTGCTACTAATACTGTAGCAACATCTGCCATTCCCATAGGCATACCAGGATGACCAGAATTAGCACGCTCAACAGCATCAACTGTCAGCATCCTAATGCTATTGGCCATTTTATTATACATAGCGTCATTAATTTGATTTAGTTTATTCATATGCTTGATAATTCCTTGTTTATAGGATATTAATATAAATTGATTTATTTTAACGTATTTCACATATTTGAACTATGGTATAACCTAAATAATTTTTCTATACAAATAATACTTATGAATTTATCTTATTTTTTTAGCGTAATTATTGCTTCATTTTATTCCAAGCCTTTATACCAAAATGTATACAGAAAATGGCAAAGCTATAATTTTTTATTTATATTTATAGTTATTGCACTAACCTCAATACCAGCTACAATATTGTGGGTATACAAAGTATACACAATAGACCTATCTAATATTCCCTACAATTATAATATTGACGACGAGGATACAAGTTCTATAAATGAGAGTAACGCTATTTTAAAAAATATTATAGAACAATTTCCTAAAATTACTATAGAAAACGGTATAATCTATACAAACAGTCGAGAACCTATCTATATTATAAATCCTGCTAATTCAAAAGTTATAGCAATTATAGATACAACAGAACATATTTCTTCTTTAGCTGGTACAGACGCATTATTGCTAATTACTAGAAAAGAAATAATGTTTAAAGCATGGTGGCAAGAAGGCAAAACTATACGTTATTACATAACCGAGCTGTTACCTAATAATAATACTGTCATAGTAACTCCAGATAATATAAAACTATGGATCTCGAGTTTAAGAACTAATATATTATGGTTTATACCATTCATATTATACCCTATTAATATATTTATAGCTTTTATATCTAACTTACTACGAATATTATTCTATACAACCTGTGGAATGGCTTTAACTAAAATAAAAAATTTAAACTTATCCTACCCAGGGCTATTACGTACTCAAGTTCTTGCATCTGTACCTTATATTATATATTATAACGTATTATTACCTATAATAGCTTACTTTATTCCTTTTAAATCAATTCATTCTATATTTTTATTAATATCTATAGGGTATAGCATATTTGCATTTAAAGCTATACTTGATCTAAAGGAAACTCCTAATCAATAGGAGTCTCCTTTATTATTTTTATAATTCTATTTTAAATGAATTATCACCAAGTATAGGTATTTCTAAACCAATACCATCAATGTCACTCAATACTGTTTTTACATCGTGCCTAAAAGTAGAACTTAAATCTTTTACACCTGATCTTAGATCTGTAATTACGTTGAAAATATCTGTAATAACTGCGCCTACTCTTATATCTGGATTATGCAAATCCTTATCTAATGTATTAAAATCCTTGGTCAACCTATTAAACGCAGTTGATGCAGAATCAGTTAAATCAGCTATACATTGTCCTATATCATGTCCTAATTTTGGAAAAACCATCTCAGTTTTGAAATTATGAAATTCCTCAAATATCTTCATTATTGCATCTTCAATTGTGTCTATTTTATTTTTAAAACCATCTATTATACGATCAGCACTATGCTCTATACGTGAAACTATACTATTGGTTTTATTATTTGTCTTTTCTATCATATTACTCATAAATTTATTCCTTTTAATATTTTTTAACTTTGTTTATTTACAAAAAATAAAGATTTTAATCCTTATTAATTAAAATGTTATCTATACTAATTTAATCAATCGTTAAAATTACCTCTATACGTAAAAAATATTTATATATTAATCTTTATCAAAAATTAATGTAATGATGATATGAATAAACTTCTAATAAAAGTTTCTTTAATGAATAAATGTGGGGGGTTTATTTTGCATAAGATTTGCTATTAAAAGCCCTAACTAATAAAATAACTGCACATACAAGGAGAGGAAATGATAATATTTGTCCCATAGTAATATTAGGTAATATATATCCTAATTGTATATCTGGCTCTCTAAAAAATTCTATTACCATACGAGATAAAGAATAATTAAACAAAAATATACCTGATAGCGCTCCCATTTTATATCTAATTTTAGTTCGTGTAGCAAGAAGATATAGTATAACTAAAGGTACTAATCCTTCTAAAGCAGATTCATAAAGTTGACTTGGATGGCGAGGTATATGACCTCCATAAGGAAAAAGCACAGCCCATGGCACATTGGTTTCTCTTCCATACAATTCTCCATTGATAAAATTTGCTATACGACCTAGCATAATACCGATAGGAGCTGCACAAGATATTAAATCCATTACAGCCAAAAAATTTAGTTTATTCTTTTTACAGAAGCCTAATAAGCTTACCACTAAGCCTACCAGCCCCCCATGAAATGACATGCCCCCATGCCAAACTTTTAAAATTTCCAAAGGATAAGTTAAATAATTTTGTAAATCATAAAATAATACATATCCCAGTCTTCCTCCTACTATAATCCCAAATACTACCCATATTATCATATCATC
Encoded here:
- the lgt gene encoding Prolipoprotein diacylglyceryl transferase — translated: MAIIFPSIDPVLINLGPISIRWYSLAYIVGILLGVACIKKLDKEPRIFNKTMLDDMIIWVVFGIIVGGRLGYVLFYDLQNYLTYPLEILKVWHGGMSFHGGLVGLVVSLLGFCKKNKLNFLAVMDLISCAAPIGIMLGRIANFINGELYGRETNVPWAVLFPYGGHIPRHPSQLYESALEGLVPLVILYLLATRTKIRYKMGALSGIFLFNYSLSRMVIEFFREPDIQLGYILPNITMGQILSFPLLVCAVILLVRAFNSKSYAK
- the gap gene encoding Glyceraldehyde-3-phosphate dehydrogenase, which codes for MTVKIAINGLGRIGRSVLRALLESNKPGLEIIAANGPATIEDHAHLIKYDSVHGILKQNIHIEENSLIIDQHKIEIIREKIPENLPWKKVGVDIVLECSGKFNKKIEAEKHIIAGAKKVIVSAPCEDADNTIVFGANHEKLTKDQHVISVGSCTTNALAPLAKLLNDNIGIESGFMTTIHAYTNDQNLLDNSHKDVRRARAAALSMIPTSTGAARSIGLVLPELAGKLDGSSIRVPTPNVSMIDLSFIAKRNTSVGEINTLILTSAKQELKNIVDIAPTKLVSIDFNHNPHSSIFDPYETKVVGDKLVRIVSWYDNEWGFSMRMLDAAMLISKFI
- the pgk gene encoding Phosphoglycerate kinase; the protein is MDNLRLLQDLDVSNKTVIVRVDLNVPVLNGKIVDDIRLKKILPTLEYLLLRNAKIVLISHFGRPKGKFVSEMSLKFLVHPLSEMLQGKKVHFVENYIEKEAEQFINSCQNGDIILMENLRFYPGETSNEANFVEKLARLGQIYINDSFSCSHREHASIVGLAQKLPSAAGLLLHEEIKNLQSFWKNAHTPIMAVVGGAKISTKLELLYQLLEKVNILVIGGAMANSFLKAEGLNIGKSLYEENLLEEARNIVFKANKLGCNLILPIDVVIADSIDLGHTSRMVDVEYVDNNSVIADLGPKTVEMIKTQIKYAKSLVWNGPLGAFEYPPFEQATVMVAKEVVQATTDSNLLSLAGGGDILAALKNEKLAEGFSYISTGGGAFLEWLQGDKLPGIEVLYNNVC
- a CDS encoding Outer membrane protein W, whose translation is MSNNISTEISTSYITYKAYENNFKDAIVNEMFGSLFPEFQTPIKIKSFPIILTLQYHTPNLGIVNPYIGLGYGYMFLKGNKYYNYIDHNIWYSETAMLTIKTKNAHSPVFQIGSNIYLYSNIAFNIDIKYFLLKPKYDMAFSNDIYNHNKKIISYLGSKRDKLKINPINITVGLTYTF
- a CDS encoding Outer membrane protein W, encoding MKKLLTITAITLLLAFSNTLFAQELDRTGSILTKLGVQGYFPTAHENIKDSHGDLIIDRDDRIFKNKFKNAIGAEFSASYFLTNNFAAELGISYTEYKAASHSFPDAFTYLYSRDGTPKISTTLKIKSIPVNFILQYHTPTLGIFQPYVGAGYSYAFLKGNHYYKTPIISEIQFLDKIRIKSKDAHGPVAQIGSNFDLGNNFGLNVDVKYFWLKPRYTISADRSIYVFGKESNYHSLSRSYKTKLNPVTVTLGLNYRF
- a CDS encoding Outer membrane protein W, whose amino-acid sequence is MNKLLTGCAISTVLLTLGSGVSAQEITREGNILTKLGVQGIFPTTHSKYTVENHPVFKNKFKNSAGVELSAGYFFTDNFAADLSVGYTEYKLKNNSFKDALIMEALGEVPANFNSSIKTKAFPVTLMLQYHTPTYGAFQPYVGAGYSYNFFKNKHTYTYEDIFMKATFRVKPKNVGTPVIQVGSNFDLGQNLGVNFDVKYSWLRPKYKLSSETTTLLRSISEYKTYKAKMNPVVVTLGLTYKF
- the corA gene encoding Magnesium transport protein CorA; the encoded protein is MIIYTKSHHTITKEVMSLDQNIPENTVWIDLPNISSEEEIKLERYFNLDLPVYKEVQSSSISNRLYEKYDAIFITITLHVSNEDNIDDLRAYNITFVVIKNILITIRELESGLFNDILSNIEMKHIAGENECFSLLAMMLENILNYISSFLETIDHHLEEKNNNVVAPALADKKISYKVLLKDISNIGNSVSKARETLLTIHRAITFLLQTELVEKHRIFASHIKMFLKDIDALRDHATFLAGKVNFLLDATLGLINIEQNNIIKIFSVVTVIFTPPTLIASIYGMNFEVMPELKWAAGYPMALILMLISAWIPYRYFKKKNWY
- the tktA gene encoding Transketolase 1; its protein translation is MNKLNQINDAMYNKMANSIRMLTVDAVERANSGHPGMPMGMADVATVLVAEFLKFDPLHPKWHDRDRLVVSAGHGSMLLYALYYLLGYQDINIEDIKNFRQLHAKTAGHPEYGHFAAIETTTGPLGQGLANAVGMAIAERILAARFGNIIDHHIYVIAGDGCLMEGISYEATALAGHLELSKLIVLFDDNNISIDGPVSLATSENQLARFEAAGWHVQSIDGHNIVQIRGAIKEAKNSTKPSLIACKTIIGYGAPTKAATASVHGSPLGSNEAEGVRKNLNWTYPPFMVPEEILSAWHKIAEKGKDAYEAWHTNFESPSQKEKFEKFIQQEALNAVDQIIDDLKKKVLPTDSEEATRKSSGKVLSLLTSCIPQLIGGSADLTGSNDTKTKTMQIINKDNFLGNYIHYGIREHAMAAIMNGIALYKCFIPYGGTFLVFADYCRPAIRLSALMQQQVIYVMTHDSIGLGEDGPTHQPIEHLASLRAIPGLAVYRPADIVEVAECWQLILKNKTAPAVIVLTRQNVPVVRREYNKENLSALGGYILSEYQGSFQVTIFATGSEVAIALDAQKKLHSYNIGSRVVSIPCFELFTNQPAEYIDNILNNDSLKIAIEAASKYGWSDYIGKDGVFIGMKGFGASGKAEDLYKYFGITANNIVSNVLEKLDKM